The Nostoc cf. commune SO-36 genomic sequence TATGGCAGAAATGGGTCAACGCATCCTCATCGTCGGTTGCGACCCTAAAGCTGACTCCACCCGTTTGATGCTGCACAGCAAAGCTCAAACAACCGTTCTTCACCTCGCAGCAGAACGTGGTGCAGTAGAAGATATCGAACTCGAAGAAGTAATGTTAACCGGTTTCCGTGACGTTCGTTGCGTAGAATCTGGTGGGCCAGAACCCGGTGTAGGTTGCGCCGGTCGTGGTATTATCACCGCCATCAACTTCTTAGAAGAAAATGGTGCTTACCAAAACCTAGACTTCGTATCTTACGACGTATTAGGTGACGTTGTGTGCGGTGGTTTCGCAATGCCTATCCGTGAAGGCAAGGCACAAGAAATCTACATCGTAACATCAGGTGAAATGATGGCGATGTATGCTGCTAACAACATCGCTCGTGGTGTTCTTAAGTATGCTCACACCGGTGGCGTGCGTTTGGGTGGTTTGATTTGTAATAGCCGTAACACAGACCGAGAAATCGAACTAATCGAAACCTTGGCAAAACGGTTGAACACCCAAATGCTTCACTTCGTACCCCGTGACAACATCGTTCAACACGCAGAATTGCGCCGGATGACTGTTAACGAGTACGCACCAGAAAGTAACCAAGCTAACGAATACCGCACATTGGCTACAAAGATCATCAACAACAAGAAGCTAGATATTCCTACACCCATCGAAATGGAAGAACTAGAAGAATTGTTGATTGAATTCGGTATCCTCGAAAGCGACGAAAACACTGCAATGCTAGTTGGTAAGAGTGCTGCTGAAGCTCCTGTAGTATAATTCGCTGCTAATAAATAACGCTTTAGCACAAGGAAAAAGGAAGAGTTTCATATCTTCCCTTTTATCCTCTCCCTTCCATCTCCCCCCTAATCTTAGAGGGGACTCCTAGTCCCCCTATGTCCCGATCCTTACGAGTCACAGAGGCTAAATATGACACCTCCAGAAAATCAAAACATCATCGAAGAAAGAAAAGAACTAATTAAAGAAGTTCTAGAAGCTTACCCCGACAAAGCTAAGAAAAAACGGGAAAAGCACTTAAATGTATACGAAGAAGGTAAGTCTGACTGCGGCGTTAAGTCTAACGTTAAATCCCTTCCTGGGGTAATGACCGCTCGTGGTTGTGCTTACGCCGGTTCTAAAGGTGTGGTTTGGGGTCCTATTAAGGACATGATCCACATCAGCCACGGGCCTATTGGTTGCGGTTATTATTCTTGGGCTGGTCGTCGTAACTACTACATCGGCACCACAGGTATTGACTCCTTTGGTACCATGGACTTCACCTCTGACTTCCAAGAAAGAGATATCGTTTTTGGTGGAGACAAGAAACTTACCAAGCTCATCCAAGAAATTGATGTACTTTTCCCCCTCAACCGTGGTGTTTCCATTCAATCAGAATGCCCCATCGGTCTAATTGGGGATGACATCGAAGCTGTTGCTCGGAAGACATCGAAAGAAATTGGCAAGCCAGTTGTACCTGTGCGTTGCGAAGGCTTCCGGGGTGTTTCCCAATCTTTGGGACACCACATTGCTAACGACATGATTCGTGACTGGGTTTTCACCAAATCCGACCAAGCCAAGAAAGACGGTACACTCAAGTTTGAAGATACCCCTTATGACGTAGCCGTTATCGGTGACTACAACATCGGTGGAGATGCTTGGGCTAGCCGCATCCTGTTAGAAGAAATCGGCTTGCGCGTAGTCGCTCAGTGGTCAGGTGATGGCACCCTCAACGAAATGTTGATGACCCCCAATGTGAAGATGAACCTCATCCACTGTTACCGGTCGATGAACTACATCAGCCGTCACATGGAAGAAGCTTACGGTATACCCTGGTTAGAATACAACTTCTTCGGCCCCACCAAGATTGCTGAATCTTTACGGGAAATCGCTTCCAAGTTTGACGAAACAATCCAAGCAAACGCTGAGAAAGTTATCGCCAAGTATCAGCCAACAATGGATGCGGTAGTTGCTAAGTATCGCCCCCGCTTGGAAGGTAAGACTGTCGCCATCATGGTTGGTGGTCTACGTCCTCGCCACGTTGTCCCAGCTTTCCTAGACTTGGGCATGAAGATGATAGGTACTGGTTATGAGTTCGCTCATAACGATGACTACAAACGTACTGCTGGCTACATCGAAAACGGCACCATCGTTTATGACGACGTTACCGCTTACGAATTCGAGGAATTTATCAAAGCGCTGAAGCCTGATTTGGTAGCTTCTGGTGTGAAAGAGAAGTACGTCTTCCAAAAGATGGGTCTTCCTTTCCGTCAAATGCACTCTTGGGATTACTCCGAACCTAGCGATCGCTCCTCAACATCATATAATGCAAGGTTTTTTCGCGGCGGGAGAATAAAGAGCCTATTTCTAGCCTAAATGCAAGTTGCACGGTTATTTAGGAACAATCTGTTTTTATGCTTCAGACAGTATAACTCTTATGGAGTCTGGTTTTTAGGATTTGCTGGCATTTTGCTTAAATAATAACTGTAAAATGAAAGACTATTTTTAATAACGATTTTTTAGATTAAATGGTGCGATCGCTTTGAAGAGGAGGCAAGTTAGGCGATCGTGGATAGGGCGATGGGGGAGATGCGATAACCTCAGTTCGCAGGAGCAATAGCACTAACTACCTAACTTATGGCAAGTAACTTCTTCTATCATTAGAAGTAATCACCTGTCTGGTGTAGTATGCATTATGAAGTTAAAAACAAATTTAAGGTCAAAATTTAGTAACGTGGATCGTAATCATCTCTCCAATCCCCACCCAGATATAGACCGCCATACTCTAATGAGTCGCCATAATTCGTTACTGAAGAAATTTCATTAGAAAATGTAAATCCAAGCTTCTCTCGCCATTCTTCAAGCACTGTATATTCCATCTTTCCATCAAAGTACAACACCTTAGCTGCATCAAGAAAAGAGTTTACAAGTTGCTTATTAGTTGCTAACGATATTTCTTGTGGGCGGTTCAATAATTGAAGTATAATGTCTGGAACTTGTATCAGTTTGTTAAACTGTGACTGATTTAGTCTAAATACTTGACTATTTATTTGTAATTCATATTCATTATTTAAAATAGTAATTAATTCTCCTATCACTCCTGTATTTGGAGATGCAAAAAAATCGCCAACTTTAACTGAATTCATAATATTTTGTTGACTACTGAGAGTTATAAAGATACTAGAGCTAAAAAAAGTGGCATTTATATAAAAGCTGCGTCAACTATAAAATTTAGTTGCTTTTGAAGTTCTATCAATTTTTGGTATTTCAGTATCGTTTAGCAAATGCATCTTTATAAAGATAATACCCAAAAAGTAGGCTTTTTGATCACTTAATTATACTGATTTTTTCTAGATATATATCAGTATTAGCAACTAGGTTAAATTAAGGTTTTTGGGCTTTTTGATGCTACCAGTAATTTTTTTATATTACCAATATCTTGCTATTTACAAAATTTTTGACGACAAGTAGAGCGTTGTTGCGATGTCTGCGACGGGCTACGCCTACGCATTAAACCGTCCACTCCTCAATTAACAATCCGGGTATCTTGCTGAAATCCCGATGATTGCGCGTTAATAAAACTAATTTACGAGATAGTGCGATCGCAGTAAAAGAAGTAGAGTGTTGTTGCGATCGCCTTGAAATCCTAAACTCCACCTTCTAGCTCGTCTAGGTCATTTATTGTCAGTGGTGCTTGAGCAGTATGACGCACATACAACACATAAACTGTGGTATCTCGAATTGCAAAAAGCACTCGATATACATTTTTGACTTTCCCATAAAGGAGTTGGCGTACTTCTTCTGGGAAAATCTCATGTTCGACTGCTAAGGTACAGCGTTGAGGCTTCTCTTGTAGCGTAGCAATCGCATTCATCAATCCTCGAAACCAGCGATCCGCAAATTCAGGATTTTGCTCTCGATACCAGCGATATGCTTGCTCAATCTGAGCTTCCGCAATTGGGGTAATCTCAACTTGAAATGCCATACTTTTGCTGCATTTCTTGAACGAAATCCCCAATAGGGCGAGTTTGACCAGCGTTGAGTTCCTCAAAGCCTTGTCCAATACCTGCAATTGTCTCTAACTGATCAATCAATTGGCGTAGTTTAGTTGGATCGATTTTGCTAGGATTGAGAAAGGTTACGAGAACTTGGGAGCGATCGCTAATATCTTGCGGTAGCTCA encodes the following:
- the nifH gene encoding nitrogenase iron protein, whose protein sequence is MTEEKIRQIAFYGKGGIGKSTTSQNTLAAMAEMGQRILIVGCDPKADSTRLMLHSKAQTTVLHLAAERGAVEDIELEEVMLTGFRDVRCVESGGPEPGVGCAGRGIITAINFLEENGAYQNLDFVSYDVLGDVVCGGFAMPIREGKAQEIYIVTSGEMMAMYAANNIARGVLKYAHTGGVRLGGLICNSRNTDREIELIETLAKRLNTQMLHFVPRDNIVQHAELRRMTVNEYAPESNQANEYRTLATKIINNKKLDIPTPIEMEELEELLIEFGILESDENTAMLVGKSAAEAPVV
- the nifD gene encoding nitrogenase molybdenum-iron protein alpha chain, with protein sequence MTPPENQNIIEERKELIKEVLEAYPDKAKKKREKHLNVYEEGKSDCGVKSNVKSLPGVMTARGCAYAGSKGVVWGPIKDMIHISHGPIGCGYYSWAGRRNYYIGTTGIDSFGTMDFTSDFQERDIVFGGDKKLTKLIQEIDVLFPLNRGVSIQSECPIGLIGDDIEAVARKTSKEIGKPVVPVRCEGFRGVSQSLGHHIANDMIRDWVFTKSDQAKKDGTLKFEDTPYDVAVIGDYNIGGDAWASRILLEEIGLRVVAQWSGDGTLNEMLMTPNVKMNLIHCYRSMNYISRHMEEAYGIPWLEYNFFGPTKIAESLREIASKFDETIQANAEKVIAKYQPTMDAVVAKYRPRLEGKTVAIMVGGLRPRHVVPAFLDLGMKMIGTGYEFAHNDDYKRTAGYIENGTIVYDDVTAYEFEEFIKALKPDLVASGVKEKYVFQKMGLPFRQMHSWDYSEPSDRSSTSYNARFFRGGRIKSLFLA
- a CDS encoding PIN domain-containing protein, with protein sequence MEFRISRRSQQHSTSFTAIALSRKLVLLTRNHRDFSKIPGLLIEEWTV
- a CDS encoding type II toxin-antitoxin system RelE/ParE family toxin; its protein translation is MAFQVEITPIAEAQIEQAYRWYREQNPEFADRWFRGLMNAIATLQEKPQRCTLAVEHEIFPEEVRQLLYGKVKNVYRVLFAIRDTTVYVLYVRHTAQAPLTINDLDELEGGV